The DNA sequence ACGTAAACAAATGGCTTGCAATGCTTGAATGCCTCGACACATGACGGAAAAGTCCAAAATACTTTGTCGAATATGCTACAGTTGCGGACCAGAAGGTGTCTATCATAGTACGATCCGCCCCGTAGGTCACAAATGGTTCCAGAAAAATAGCTCTGCATTGCTTGAAGCAGCTTTGGCACCTTGTTGAATGACTCCTCCCAATCTCCGTAGATCTGTACAATTGCCTTCTGCTTCGCCATCCACACTTTTCTGTAGGAAGGTTTGAAGTGATAGCTTGCCCGGACCGCACCTTGCAAAACCGGAATGCTCACGGAAGGATTGGACTGTATCAACGGTAATATGACCCTGCATATGAGACTGCTGTCTAACTGACGATGGTCTTGAGACATGGTGGGTGCTAAAGAACTGTGCGCACCACCAATCCTCCGAACCTCCCTAACACAACAAAAGAGTATTAGTTCAGCTATATCTCAAAACTACTTTATATTTTGCATAGAAGTACTGAAAAGCACAATTAAAGTTGGACTTACCAATATCCGAGGTTCTGCCTAAGGGCCATATGGAGGCTCCATGGACACCCATTTGTAGCTTGCCGGCACTGCACATGGTACTTTAGTCGGTTTGATTCGATTACCTGGTACTCTGTACTCCTGCAAATACTGTAATTCTTCATACCCTAGAGCCCTGCGTCTCGGCATTTGAATATGTGGTCGACCCGAAACTCTACCCCCACCATCCAGATTGTAATCCTCTTCTCCCGTGTCAGAAAACAGAGTCCTCTCATGCATGGTGTCCAGATCCAGACTATGATAACGATTTGGCATTGTCGATAGCGCCGGAATTGGGTAAGGTGGAGGCAAGACATGACGCGCCACATTCGGGGTGGGCATCTTGGGTACAAACTCCTCATCATCGCCCTCTTCGAAAGAATCACTATCGGCACTATCCGCCGCGTATTCTTCGTCTGACTCCTTGTCGCCCGCATCCGCCTTATCAACTGGAACAACGATATGGATCGATGGTGGTGCAAGAGGTCAGTCGTCCTGGACATAGGTCGAGTGTACAAAATCACCACGACCAATATCTCCAACCTCGGCGGAAAGCTCCATCACCTGTTCTGCCATGATCCTCCTAGGGATGTCAAACATGAGTCGAACATGCTCGTTCCCTAGAAGGTGAAAGAGTCGAAACCGGAAAACTCCATTACCCATGGGTGCTAGCAACCTATACCCCACCTTTCTGACCTCCCTCGCTTCTATATCACCGAGGTTATTCAGTATCAAACTCTTCAACTCCGACAACGTACTTACACACTAAGTGCGCAATAGCATCGGATActcacactcaaatatcaccCCATTGTCGCCATTTCTCATACGACAATCAGGATAACACACACAACCATGTATACGCTGTTGTTGTTATTGGCCATCGTTGCGTTATTTTTGTGAGAAAAACAAgacagaaaaatatataaaatgtgTGTGGAGGATGCCAAAGGTTGCACATCCTTTTATAGCAGCTGAAAATTTGTCCTCTtgtatctcgtttatagtgtaaacgaggTATACACGTGTCAGCCTAACttgtcttatctcgtttacactgtaaacaagaTACATGTGAAATtatttcgtttacagtgtaaacaaaataaaagaaagacatttatttgataaaatatttttaaaattatttatttcggtaattattataattattttatttattaaaataaaaaattcaacaattatagcatctataaaaaattaaagtttctACACAATCACAAAATTTTAGTTTATCACATTTTCTTCCAACaatagttaatatatatatatatataatttttaaatgaataaataaattatactatttaattttaattacttatttattaataactgaaaaaataactatatatattagAGCCACAGAGACTATCTAATGATTTAAAGACCTCTTATTTGCACCATGTTATTAACATGATATTCAACACTTAACGaaatatgaaaaaagaaaacgaaaaaaaaagtgtcttgattgataaattattattatgtatacgTAGGAGGTAGAGGGTGGAAAAAAAGAGCTTAGTATAGGAAAATAGTGAGACAAGAATAAGAAGACAAGGAATAGGCAAGGAGGGAAGAAAAGTCTTAGAGAAGCCATCAATTTCCGCAAAGGGAGCAAGTTGAGGAACTATACAGTTACAAATATCGCAGCATCAACCATGGATGCCTAATCAAATAGTAATGAtgttaaatcataaaattatattatttgtattgaGTCGGATCTCATCCGATCTTATGGTGCAAAATTAGCCTCATCGAGAGTGATAGgtagtaattaaattaatattataaactttagtattctatttatttaacaAAGGTAGCTTGTGCCCATCATGGGCATCAAAAATTGAGAGTCCTAACTTCAaagattaaattatatattaaacagATACCCATTATCCCACATAGGTCTCTCTCGTTTAAGTCTCTTCCCCCTTAAtccactttttttttataatgaccTCAATAGATTCCTTTTCTCTTAATTATCATCTTGATTAGATATTGTCATTAAAAAGCGAGATTAACGTAACCTTGATGATATAtagaactaattaaattaaagtgaAATTCCGCTTGGCAGTCTATTCGATCTCCACACACACCACCTCAACGTAACTTATTATGTAGtcttagcttttttttttttttgggaagaaaattaaattaaacctcGTAATCCATTATGAAACCTGTCTATAAAGTGCTTTGAGAAGATGAAATAGTAGTTTCTagattgaaatttaaatat is a window from the Arachis duranensis cultivar V14167 unplaced genomic scaffold, aradu.V14167.gnm2.J7QH unplaced_Scaffold_232525, whole genome shotgun sequence genome containing:
- the LOC127744095 gene encoding uncharacterized protein LOC127744095; its protein translation is MANNNNSCVSTLSELKSLILNNLGDIEAREVRKVGYRLLAPMGNGVFRFRLFHLLGNEHVRLMFDIPRRIMAEQVMELSAEVGDIGRVDKADAGDKESDEEYAADSADSDSFEEGDDEEFVPKMPTPNVARHVLPPPYPIPALSTMPNRYHSLDLDTMHERTLFSDTGEEDYNLDGGGRVSGRPHIQMPRRRALGYEELQYLQEYRCRQATNGCPWSLHMALRQNLGYWEVRRIGGAHSSLAPTMSQDHRQLDSSLICRVILPLIQSNPSVSIPVLQGAVRASYHFKPSYRKVWMAKQKAIVQIYGDWEESFNKVPKLLQAMQSYFSGTICDLRGGSYYDRHLLVRNCSIFDKVFWTFPSCVEAFKHCKPFVYVDDTHLYGRYGGVLLIAISQDGNSNILPIAFTIVESESTESWSFFLTNLRRHVTPHDGLLVY